The Comamonas endophytica sequence CGGGTATTCGGCCGGGCGCGAGGACCAGATGCGCTGCAGGTCGATGATCTCCGCCTGCTTCCCGGCCGCGGGCCACTCGACGTGGTTCACCGTGAGCAGACCATCGCCCAGCAGCTCCTGGCGCACGCGCTCGATCACCTGCATCGCGGCGTCGAGTCCCGGCGCGCGCGGCAGTTCGCGGCACAGCGCCTGGACGGCCGAGGCCGGCAACGTCAACAGGGCGTCACTCACCCTTGATTCCCAGTTCGCGGATGATCTTGCCGTAGCGGTCCGCATCGGACTTGAGCACCGCGGCGAACTGCGCCGGCGTGGTCTTGACGACTTCCACGCCGAGGCTGTCCATGCGCGCCTTGACGGCGGGGTCGGCCATGGCGGCGTTGGCCACCGCGTTCAGGCGGTCCACCAGGTCCTTGGGCATGTTGGCGGGGCCGAACAGGCCGTACCAGACGCCGAGCTCGTAGCCGGGCAGCGTCTCGCCCACGGTGGGCACGCCCTCGGGCATCAGCGCCGAGCGCTTGGCTTCGGTCACGGCCAGCAGCTTGAGCTTGCCCGACTTCACGTGCGGCAGGGTCTGCGTGCCGGCCGAGAACAGCACCTGGGTCTGGTCCGCCACGGTATCGACCACCGCCGGCGCGCCGCCCTTGTAGGGCACGTGCACCATGGTGACGCCCGCGGCCTTCTCGAACAGCACCGCGCTCAGGTGGTTGGTCGAGCCTTGGCCGGCGCTGGCGTAGTTCAGCTTGCCCGGGTTGGCCTTGGCGTAGGCAATGAAGTCCTTGAGGTTGTTGGCCGGCACCGAGGTGCTCACGACCATGGTGTTGATCACGTTGGCCAGCTGCGCGATCGGCGTGAAGTCCTCCACGCCCTTGAAGGGCATGCTGGCCATCAGCGCCGGGTTCATGGCGTGCGTGCTCATCGAGCCCACGAGCAGCGTGTAGCCGTCGGGGCGCGCCTTGGCGACGATGTTCGAGCCGATGTTGCCCGAGGCGCCGGCGCGGTTGTCGACGATGACCGGCTGGCCCAGCGCCTTCGTCATGCGCTCGCCCAGCGCGCGCGCCAGGATGTCGGTCGAGCCGCCCGGCGCCCAGGGCACGATCAGCGTGATCGGCTTGTCGGGGTAGGCGGCGGAGGCGGCGCCGGCAACGGCCAGCAGGGCGGTGGCGCACAGGGCGCGGATGCGTGAAGAGATCATGGTGGCTCCAGTGGATGAAAGGAAAGGAAAGGGAATCAGCGGCCGACGGCGTAGCCCTGCATGCCGCGCGGATTGGCGGCGGCGCGCAGCAGCAGCCGGCCCTGGGCGTCGCGCTCGCGCGAGCAGGCGGACATGCGGCTTTCGGACCAGGCGTCGCCGATCTTGACCTCATGGCCCGCGGCGCGCAGCGCGGCGATCTCCTCGGGCGCGAAACGCGATTCGAGGGTCAGCTGGTTGAGTTTGGTCTGGCGCGGCCAGAAGGACGCGGGGAAATGGTCGATATGCCAGGCGGGCGCGTCGATGGCTTCCTGCAGGTTCATGCCGTGCACCGCATGGCGCAGGAAAAAGGCCGGAGACCATTGGTCCTGCTGGTCGCCGCCAGGGGTGCCGAACACCATGTAGGGCTCGCCATCGCGCAATGCCAGCGAGGGCGACAGGGTGGTGCAGGGCATGACGCGCGGCGTCACGGTGTTGGGCAGGCCCTCGTCCATCCAGGTCATCTGCAGGCGGGTGTTGATGGCGAAGCCCAGCGCCGGCACGACCGGGCTCGACGACAGCCAGCCGCCCGAGGGCGTGGCCGCGACCATGTTGCCGTCCCTGTCGATCACGTCGATATGGCAGGTGTCGCCGACGAACACTTCGCGCTCGGCCCATTCGCTGACCGGGGGCAGCGCGGCGAAGGTGGGCTCGCCGATGCCGAAGCGCATGTCGGCGGTGCGCAGCGTGCGCTCGGCCACCTGCAGGTCGGGCAGGCGCGGCGCGAAGCCCTGCGGGGCGCCGGGGCGCAGCTCGGCCGAGGCGCGTTCGCCGGTCTCCTGCCAGCGCGCGCGCAGGTAGTCGTCGGACAGCAGCGCCATTTGCGCGGCGCGCTGCGCGCCAGGCGCGTCGCCATACCAGGCGAGGCGGTCAGCCATCGCCAGCTTGGCGGCCTCGGCAATGCGGTGCACGAAGCCCGCGGTGTGGGGCAGGTGGCTGCCAAGGTCGGCGTGGCGCAGCATGCCGATCTGCTGCAGGAAGGCCGGGCCCTGGCTCCAGAAGCCGCACTTGGCCAGCGTGTAGCGGCCGAAGTCCAGCGTCAGCGGTTGCTCGATAGTGGCTTCCCAGTTCGCCATGTCGTCGTAGCGCAGCAGGCCGCCATGGCGCTCGCCGCTGGTGTCCTGCACCTTTTCTGTGCGGTAGTAGCGGTCGATCTCGTTGGCGACGAAGCCGCGATACCAGATGTTGATGGCCGCGTCGATCTGTTCGGTGCGGCTGGTGGAGCGTGCCTGCGCCTCGTGCAGCAGCCGCTCGAAGGTGCCGGCCAGCTTCGGCAGGCGAAACAGTGCACCGGGTTGGGGCACGCGCCCGCCCGGCAGCCAGACCTCGGCGGAGCTGGTCCACTGTTCGCGGAACAGGTCCTGCACCGCGTAGATCGCCTGCACCGCGCGCGGGATCAGCGGGAAGCCGTCGCGCGCATAGCCGATGGCGGGGGCCAGCACATCGGCCAGAGACCAGGTGCCGTGCTCGCGCAGCATCGTCATCCAGGCGCCGAAGGCGCCCGGCACGGTGGCGGGCAGCATGCCGATGCCCGGCACCTGCTCGAAGCCCAGGCGGCGGAAGGCTTGGGCGTCGGCTTCGGCCGGCGCGACGCCCTGGCCCTTGATGGACTGGGACTGCTGCAGGCGCTCGCTCCACAGCAGGATCGGTACCTCGCCGCCCGGGCCGTTGAGGTGCGGCTCGACCACCTGCAGCACGAAGCCGCCGGCAACCGCCGCGTCGAATGCGTTGCCGCCGCGCTCGAGCACGCCCATGGCGGTTTGCGAGACCAGCCAATGGGTGGACGAGACCACGCCAAAGGTGCCGGTGATTTCTGGACGGGTGGTGAATGCGCTCATCTGGTGCGTCTGGATGCAATGAAAGAAGGCTCGAACTATAGAAGCATGGAATAGGCCAGGGTGAATGAATTCGTATCGAGTCATGCATCGCAGGCTATAGTTCTGGCATGAGCCTGCAAACCATTGAACGCGCCATCAATGCCCGCCTGAAGCTGCGCCACTACCGCCTGATCGTGGCGCTCGAGCGCCACCGCTCGATCACGCGCGTGGCCGAGATCCTGGGCAGCAGCCAGCCCACCGTGACGCGCGCGCTGGCCGATATCGAGGACATCTTCCATGCCGTGCTGTTCGAGCGCACCGGGCGCGGGCTGGAGCCGACGGCGGCGGGCAGGGTGGTGATTGCGCACGCGGCGCATGCGATCGCCGAGAACGACGAACTGCTGGTCGAGCTCGACGGCGTGCGCGCCGGGCGCCAGGGCCGGCTGCGCGTGGGCGTGCTGCCCTATGCCTCGACGCGGGTGCTCGACAGCACCTGGTCCTACCTGTTCTCGCTGCGGCCGAAGATCGCCACGGTGTCGACCGAGGATGTGACGGGAAACCTGTTTGCGGCGCTGCGCGCGCGCACGCTGGACTGCGCGATCTGCCGCTTCTCGCAAGGCGATCCGGGCGATTCCATCGAGCAGGTGCTGCTCTACCACCAGCAGCCGCGGCTGGTGGTGGCCAAGCCCAGCGCCGCGCTGCTGACGCGCTATCCGGAGGTGGACATCGCGCGCCTGTCTGAGATGGACTGGATCCTGCCGCCGCCCGACACGCCGATCCGCGGCGTGATCGACGCGATCTTCTCGGCCGCGGGGCGCCGCGTGCCCACCCCGGCGCTCGAGGCCTACGCCGTGCGCACCATCACCTCGGCGCTGCGCAACCTGCCGCGCGGCATCACCGTGCTGCCCGACGACATCGCCCAGGCGGTCTGCGCGGGCGGGGCGGCCGAAGTGCTGGAGCAGGTGCTGCCCTGGAGCCTGCCGCCCGTGGGGCTGGCCTGGCTGCGCAACTCGCCGAAGATCGAGCTGATCGACGGCCTCAAGCAGGCCGTTCTGGGGCGCATGGCCTGAGCCGGATCACAGGCCCGTGGCGTCCAGTGCCGGCGGGCGCAGCAAGTCCTTGTCGATGCCCATGACTTCGCTGGCGCGTTCCATGGCGGTCCACAGCTGTGCCGGCATCTTCAGGATTTCCTCAGGCGTCTCGGCGCGCGCGATCCAGGCCGCGATCTCGTTGTGCTGCTCGCGCGTCAGCAGGTCCAGGTGCAGCATTTCGTCGATGGTTTTCATGAATCAGCGGCTTTCGTAGGGCCAGGATGCCCGGTCAGCATCCTGAGCTCCAATATACCGCCGTCCCAGGGTGGTCGCCGCGCTTCAGGCGGCTTTTTCCACATGCGCCTGGCGCGTGTAGAGGAAGTCCATCACCGCCTGGCGGCAGCGCAGGTATTCGGGGTCGGTGGCCAGCGCCACGCGCCGGCGCGGGCGCGGGATGTCGACCTGCAGGATCTCGCCGATGTGCGCCGCCGGACCATTGGTCATCATCACGATCTTGTCTGACAGCAGCACGGCTTCATCGACATCGTGCGTGACCATGACCACGGTGCTGCGCGTGCGCGCGACGATCTCCAGCAGTTCGTCCTGCAGCTTGGCGCGCGTGAGCGCATCGAGCGCGCCGAAGGGCTCGTCCATCAGCAGCACCTGCGGCTCCATCGACAGCGCGCGCGCGATGCCCACGCGCTGCTTCATGCCGCCGGAGATCTCGCCGGGGCGCTTGTCGCGCGCATGGGCGAGGCCCACCAGTGCCAGCGCCGCCTCGCTGCGCTCCTTCAGCTGGGCGCGGCTCTCGGCCTGGCCGAACACGCGCTCCACGGCGAGATGCACGTTCTCGTAGCAGGTGAGCCAGGGCAGCAGGGAGTGGTTCTGGAAGACCACCGCGCGCTCGGGCGCCGGGCCCTGGATCTCGCGGTTGGCGCACAGCAGCACGCCGCGGGTGGGCGTGGTGAGCCCGGCAATCAGGTTCAGCAGCGTCGATTTGCCGCAGCCGGAATGCCCGATCAGCGCGACGAAGTCGCCCTTGGAAATGCGCAGATCGATGTTCTCCAGCGCCAGGAACGGGCCCTTGGCCGTCTTGAAGCTTTGCGAGATGCCTTGCAGCTCGATGAATCGGTCGCTCATGATTTCACCTCTTCATAAGTAAAGGCCTTGGCGATCTGTACCAGAAGCAGCTCCAGTCCCAGGCCCACCAGGCCGATCACGCCAATGGCGATCAGGATGTTCGTGACGTTGAGGTTGTTCCATTCGTCCCAGACCCAGAAGCCGATGCCCACGCCCCCCGTGAGCATCTCGGCCGCGACGATCACCAGCCAGGCCGTGCCCACGGCCAGGCGCACGCCGGTCAGCATGTAGGGCAGCACCGAGGGCAGCAGGATCTTCGTGGCGATCTTCCATTCGGAGAGATTGAGCACGCGCGCCACGTTCATGTAGTCCTGCGGCACGCGCTGCACGCCGATCGCGGTGTTGATCACCATCGGCCAGATCGAGCAGATGAAGATGGTCCAGATGGCGGCGGGATTGGCACCCTTGAAGACCAGCAGGCCGATGGGCAGCCAGGCCAGCGGCGAGACCGGCTTGAGCAGGCTGATGATCGGATTGAACATCTTCGACAGGAAGCGAAAGCGCCCGATCACGAAGCCCGCGGGAATGCCGACCAGGGCCGCCAGGCCGAAGCCGATGGCCACGCGCTCGAGCGAGGCCAGCACGTTCCAGCCCACGCCCTGGTCGTTCGGGCCGTTGCTGTAGAACGGATCGCTAAACAGCTCGACGGCCTGGTCGAAGGTGGCGGCCGGGCCGGGAATGCTCTGGCTCGTGGCTATCGAGATGCCGGCCCAGGCCAGCACCAGCAGCGCCAGGCCCAGCAGCGGCGGCACGGTGGCGCGCACCGCTTGCTGGACATGGGGCGCCAGCCGGCTGGGCGGCCGGGCGCCGGCTTGCACAGGCGCCTTGGCCAGCAGCGTGGGCTCGGTGGCAGCGGATTCCACGGGCTCGGCCGGGCGGGCAGGGCGCAGCGGCGCGGCCGCGGGCGACAGGATCTGTGTGTTCATCGTGCTTTCCTTGGATGGGAGGCAGGGGCCGGCGCCGGGCTCAGGCCTTGATCTTGAAACCGTCGGCGTACCGTTGTGGCTGCGTGCCGTCCCACACCACGCCGTCGATGAGCTTGCTGCTGCGCAGGTCGCCCTTGGGCAGCGGCGTCTTCGAGGCCGTGGCCGCCTGCTTGTAGAGCTCGATGCGGTTGATGGACTTCGCCACCGCGAGATAGTCCGGATGGTCCTTGAGCAGGCCCCAGCGCTTGTGCTGCGTGAGGAACCACATGCCGTCCGAGAGGTAGGGGAAGTTCACCGCGCCCTCGTTGTAGAACTTCATGTGGTCGGGGTCGTCCCAGGTCTTGCCCATGCCGTTCTGGTAGCGGCCCAGGATGCGCTGGTTGATCGCATCGACGCTGGTGTTCACATAGGACTTGGCGGCAATGGTTTCGGCCATCCGGCTCTTGTTGGCCATGCTGGCATCGATCCAGCGTCCGGCCTCGAGAATGGCGGCGGTGACGGCGCGCGCGGTGTTCGGGTACTTGTCGGCGAATTCGGCCGTGCAGCCCAGCACCTTCTCGGGATGGTCCTTCCAGATTTCCTGGGTGGTGGCGGCCGTGACGCCGATGCCGTCCATGATCGCGCGGTGGTTCCATGGCTCGCCGACGCAGAAGCCGTCCATGTTGCCGACGCGCATGTTGGCCACCATCTGCGGCGGCGGCACGGTGATGACCTTGGCCTCCTTCATCGGATTGATGCCGTTGGCTGCGAGCCAGTAGTACAGCCACATTGCATGCGTGCCGGTGGGGAAGGTCTGCGCGAAGGTGTATTCGCGCTTCTCGCTGGCCATCAGCCTGGCCAGGCCCGCGCCGTTGACGGCGCCCTTGTCGGCGAGCTTCTTGGCCAGCGTGATGGCCTGGCCGTTGTTGTTCAGGTTCATCAGCACGGCCATGTCCTTCTTCGGCCCGCCAATGCCCAGATGCACGCCGTAGACCAGGCCATAGAGCACATGCGCGCAGTCGAGCTCGCCATTGACCAGCTTGTCGCGCACGCCGGCCCAGCTCGCTTCCTTGGTGGGAATGATCTTGACGCCGTATTTCTGGTCGATGCCCAGCACCGAGGCCATCACCACGCTGGCGCAGTCGGTGAGCGGAATGAAGCCGATCTTCACTTCCTTCTTCTCGGGTGCGTCCGAGCCCTGGGCATGCACCAGCGCGCGCAGCGCGGGGGAGATCCCCGCGGCGCCCACGGTCGCGGCTTGCAATACGGTGCGGCGCTGGAGTCCGGCTTTCATCAGGTCGGGCATATGCAGTCTCGGCAAAAAAAGTGGCAAAAAAAAGGCGTCCACATCACGCGTCCAGGCGGGGCCTGGGCACTGGGATGGGGACGCCTTTGTCCGGTGAGCGGCAATCGATCGTTGAATGCCGGTCGGTGGGTCTTCATTGACCCTGGATAGCTTCAAGCAAGTTCGGTGCCAGGCAGTGGAGTGTCTTGGGGTCTATTAAAACGATAGCAGGCGAAGCAAGGAGCGAGCGGGGCGGAGTGCCATCCAGTGTCGGCCCCACGATGGATTGGACGATGCGCCATTACCGTGCGTGTGTGCTGAGTTGGGGCGTGAAAAGCGCGCTCTATTCGTGGCGTGGCCGCTCATGCTTCGACAAGCTCAGCACGAACGGAAATGACCCGTTCGTCCTGAGCCTGCCGAAGGATGTCGATGCAGCTTCAACCCAGCAACTCCGCCGCGTCAATCATCCTCTGCGCGATCTGCACCATCTTGACGCCCTTGTCCATTGCAAGCTTGCGCAGGCGGTCGTAGGCCTCCTTTTCGCTCAGCGCCTGGCGCTGCATCAGGATGCCCTTGGCGCGGTCGATGGTCTTGCGGTCCTTGAGCTCGTCGCGCGCGTTCTGCAGCTCGGCGCGCAGCGACTGCTCGTGCTGGAAGCGCGCCATCGCCACCTGCAGGATCGGGCGGATGCGCTGCGGCGACAGCCCCTCGACGATATAGGCGCATACGCCCGCGGCCACCGCATCGGGTACATGGGTGGTGTCGGGGTCGTTGGTGAACAGCACGATCGGGCGGCGCTCGCCACGCGTGGCCATGACCACATGCTCCAGCGCATCGCGCGCCTCGCTTTCGGCGTCGACGATGATCAGGTCGGGGTGCAGCTGCGCGATGCGCTCGTGCAGGAAGACATCGGCAGGCAGCGTGGCCACCACATCGTATTGGGCCTCGAGCAGGCCCATGCGCAGCGAGCGTGATCTTTCGAGCTGCTGCTCGGCATGCTCCTGCTCGTCGGCGAGAAGCGGGTCCGGGACGATGACCACGATGCGCAGGGATTGAGTCATGGGTGTTCGACAAGCAAGAAAAATGCCATTCGGTGTCTTGTTTCGTTGCGTTACGTCGCTGGGGCGCGCAGTGGAAAGGCCCTGTGCTGCACCTTTGGCGTGCTCCTTGCTTGCGATTCCAGGTGTTCCCGCCCCAGGCCTGTCCCATGTCCGCCACCCCTTTATCCCCACCCGTGCCGCTGAACCTGCGGCAGATCGAAGTCTTCCACGCCATCATGCTGGCCGGCACGCTCAGCGGCGCCGCGCGCATGCTGTGCGTGTCGCAGCCCGCCGTGAGCCGCATGCTGGCGACGGCCGAGAGCCGGCTGCGCATGCTGATGTTCGAGCGCGTGCGCGGACGGCTGCAACCCACGCCCGAGGCGCAGCGGCTGTTTTGCGAGGTGCAGGGCATCATCGATGGCGTGCGCCGCTTCAACACGCTGGCCGCCGACATGGCGGTGGGCACGCATGGCGAGCTGTCGCTGGTCTCCAGCCCGAGCTATGCCGAATGGCTGATGCCCGTCGCCATCCGGCGCTTTCGCGCGCGCTACCCCGAGGTGCGCATCAAGTACCGGCCGCTGCCCTTCGATGCGCTGCTGCCGCATGTGCTGCTGGGACATGCCGATCTGGCGATCTCCTCGATGCCCGCGCCGCCGAGCGCGAACGTCGCGGCGCGCGCCATCGGCCAGGGTTTCATCGAATGCGCGGTGCCCGAGCGCCATCCGCTGGCGCAGGCCGAGTCCGTGGGCGCGGCCGATCTGCTGGGCCAGACCTTCATCAGCTATGGTGGCGACACCCCCTTCGGCAACCTGGCCGCGGACTTCTTCGCCGCTGCCGGGCTGGCGCTGCGCGCCGATGTGGAGATCCGCTCCACGCCCGAGGCCATGGGCCTGGTGCGCGCCGGCGTGGGCGTGGCGCTGATCGAGGCCTTTGGCGCGCGCCGCCCGAGCCAGGACGGCGTGGTGCTCAAGCCACTGCGGCCCATGCTCTCGCATCGCATCTACCAGATCCATGCCAACACCAGCCCGCTGTCGGCAATGGCCAAGGAATTCCTGGCCACCGTCAAGCGGTTGCTCAAGGAAGAGGGGCGGGATGCGGTGCCCGCGCCCGGGGTGCACGACACCGCGCGCGTTCTGGTGCACCGGGCCTGAAAGCGCCGTTGCCGCCATTGCACGGCCGCGGGCAGGGCACATCACCTTTTGTCGCAAACCCATAACCACAGGTTAAGGGCAGGGCAGCTGAAGCCAGTGCCGGGGTTGGACAAATCCCTTGCGCAACAAACACTTGCGCCGCGGTCGAGGCATTTTCCGGCGGGCTGCAAAGGTGGTTCTGGCGTATTTGGCGGTGCGCGCCGCGCTGCCGATGATGGCGCCAGATTCACTTGAATGACCGCTATGAAACGTCTCATCACCGTGGCCGCTGCCCAGCTTGGCCCGATCCAGAAAGCCGAAGGCCGCGATGTGGTCGTGGCGCGCATGGTGCGCCTGCTCGAACAGGCGCACCGCAAGGGCGCGCATGTCGTGGTGTTCCCGGAGCTCGCCTTCACCACCTTCTTTCCGCGCTGGTATGTGGAGGACCTCGACGAGGCCGATGGCTGGTACGAGCAGACGCTGCCCTCGCCGGCAACGCAGCCGCTGTTCGATGCCATCCGCCGCTACGGCCTGACCTGCTATCTGGGGTATGCGGAAATCGCCCATGAGCCCGACGAGAACGGCGTGCTGCGCAAGCGCCGCTTCAATACCTCGGTGGTGATCGCACCCTCGGGCGAGATCGTGCTGAAGTACCGCAAGATCCATCTGCCGGGCCACAAGGAATTCTCCACGCTGCGCAAGGTGCAGCATCTGGAAAAGCGCTATTTCGAGGTCGGCAACCTGGGCTTCCCGGTGGTGCGGGCGCCCGTGGGCCCGGTCGATGGCGTGAACCTGGGCATGCTGATCTGCAACGACCGCCGCTGGCCCGAGGCCTGGCGCGAGCTGGGACTGCAGCAGGTCGAGCTGACCATGCTGGGCTACAACACGCCGGCCGTGAACCAGGAAAACCGCGGCTTCGAGGCGCACCATCTGCGCAACTTCCATTCGCAGCTGTCGATACAGGCGGGCTGCTACCAGAACGCGACCTTTGGCGTGGGGGTGGCCAAGGCCGGCAACGAGGACGGTTTCGAGCTCATGGGCCACTCGATCATCGTCAACCCGCAAGGCGAGATCATGGCCATGGCCACCAGCTGGGATGACGAACTGGTGGTGGCCGACTGCAACCTGGCGATGTGCGAGCTGGGCCGCACCACCATCTTCAACTTCGCGCAGCACCGCCGCCTCGAAGCCTACCAGCGTCTCGCATCGCAGACCGGCAGCAGCGCACCTGCCGTATGGCAGCCGGGCCAGGGCGAGGTGTGATGATGGCCGCTTCGCTTCCCACCTCCATAGAGCACGCCATGCTCGGCGCGATGGCCGTGCCGCGCTTTGCCGATGTCCAGGCCGCGGCGCAGGCGATCGCGCCGCATGTGCAGCGCACGCCGCTGCTGCGTTCGGCCGCGCTCGATGCCATTGCCGGCGGCCCGGTCTGGCTCAAGGCCGAGAACCTGCAGACCACGGGCTCGTTCAAGCTGCGCGGCGCCTTCAATGCGCTGCTGGCGCTGAACGCCGAGCAGCGCGCGCGCGGCGTGGTCGCCTATTCGACGGGCAACCATGGCCAGGCCATTGCCTGGGCCGCGCGCCAGCTGGGCGTGCCGGCGACCATCGTCATGCCTGTCGATGCGCCGAAGAACAAGATTGCGCGTGCGCTGGCCCAGGGCGCGCAGGTCGTGCATTACGACCGCGAAAAGCAAAGCCGCGAGGACATCGGCATGCGCCTGCTGGCCGAGACCGGCGGCACGCTGGTGCCGCCCGGCGACCATCCGCAGGTGCTTGCTGCCCAGGGCACGGTGGCACTCGAGGCGCTGGAAGACCTGCCGGCCGAGGTGCGCGGCGCACTGGGCCTGTTTGCCGCCCCCTGCGGCGGCGGCGGCCTGATGGCCGGCTGCTGCCTGGCGCTCGATGCGCTCAGCCCGGGCGCACGCCGCGTGGCCGTCGAGCCCGCGGCCTTCGACGATACCGTGCGCTCGCTCGCGAGCGGCCGGCGCGAGAGCAACGCCGCGGGCGCGCGCACGCTGTGCGACGCGCTGCAGGCCGCCACGCCGGCCGAGCTGCCCTTTGCCATCAACCAGCCGCTGCTCAGCGCAGCCGTGGCCGTGAGCGATGACGAAGTGGCGCGCGCCATGCGCTTTGCGCTCGAGGAGCTGCACCTGGTGGTCGAGCCCGGCGGCAGCGTGGCGCTGGCGGCTTTGCTGGCTGGCAAGCTGCGGCTTGAAGGGCGCAGCGCCGTGATCGTGCTGTCCGGCGGCAATGTCGACATGGCGCTGCTGCAGGCCGTGATGGCCAAGACCGATGCCTGAAGACCAGAACAACGAGGCCGGCGCCACCGCCCAGCGGTGCAGCCCGGCCCAGGAGACTGCAAACCCTGTGTTCACCGCGTTCCAGAAAGTCCCCAACATGTTGCGTTTTTCCTTTTCCTCCCTGCCTTCGCGCCGCCTGCTGCTCAAGAGCCTGGCCGCACCCCTGGCCGCGCTGGCACTGTGCGGCCATGCGCAGGCAGCGTTTCCCGACAAGCCGATCACGCTGATCGTGCCCTTCAACGCTGGCACGACGCCCGACATGGTCTCGCGCCTGCTGGCCGAGGCGGTGAGCCGCGACATCGGCCAGCCGGTGGTGGTGATGAACCGCGTGGGCGCCTCCGGCATCATCGGCACCCAGGCCGTGGCCAATGCGCCGGCCGACGGCTACACCATCGGCTTCGCCAATGTGGCGACGCTGGCCATCAACCAGTCTCTGTACAAGAAGCTGCCCTATGACGCCGACAAGCAGCTGGCGCCGGTGGCCCTGATCGGCTCGGTGCAGAACGTGCTGGCCGTGCGCAGCAGCCTGGGCGTGAAAGACGTCGCGGGGCTGGTGGCGCTGGCGAAGCAGCAGCCCGGCAAGCTGACGGTGGCCTCGGGCGGCAACGGCACGACGGGCCATCTGAGCGCGGAGATGTTCAAGAGCATGGCCGGGGTGTCCATCGTGCACATTCCCTACAAGGGCGGCCTCGAGGCCGACCTGGCGCTGCTGCGCGGGGAGGTGGATGTGGTGTTCGAGAACATCACTTCGATCGCGCCGCATCTCAAGGGCGACAAAGCCGTGGCGCTGGCCGTCACCGGCGCCATGCGCGACCCCCGGCTGCCGCATCTGCCCACGCTGGCCGAAAGCGGCCTGGCCAACTACCAGGCCGTGGCCTGGAACGGCTACGTTGCGCCGGCGGGTGTCGATGCGAAGGTGCTGGACTTCCTGAACGCGGC is a genomic window containing:
- a CDS encoding LysR substrate-binding domain-containing protein, whose translation is MSATPLSPPVPLNLRQIEVFHAIMLAGTLSGAARMLCVSQPAVSRMLATAESRLRMLMFERVRGRLQPTPEAQRLFCEVQGIIDGVRRFNTLAADMAVGTHGELSLVSSPSYAEWLMPVAIRRFRARYPEVRIKYRPLPFDALLPHVLLGHADLAISSMPAPPSANVAARAIGQGFIECAVPERHPLAQAESVGAADLLGQTFISYGGDTPFGNLAADFFAAAGLALRADVEIRSTPEAMGLVRAGVGVALIEAFGARRPSQDGVVLKPLRPMLSHRIYQIHANTSPLSAMAKEFLATVKRLLKEEGRDAVPAPGVHDTARVLVHRA
- a CDS encoding N-carbamoyl-D-amino-acid hydrolase yields the protein MKRLITVAAAQLGPIQKAEGRDVVVARMVRLLEQAHRKGAHVVVFPELAFTTFFPRWYVEDLDEADGWYEQTLPSPATQPLFDAIRRYGLTCYLGYAEIAHEPDENGVLRKRRFNTSVVIAPSGEIVLKYRKIHLPGHKEFSTLRKVQHLEKRYFEVGNLGFPVVRAPVGPVDGVNLGMLICNDRRWPEAWRELGLQQVELTMLGYNTPAVNQENRGFEAHHLRNFHSQLSIQAGCYQNATFGVGVAKAGNEDGFELMGHSIIVNPQGEIMAMATSWDDELVVADCNLAMCELGRTTIFNFAQHRRLEAYQRLASQTGSSAPAVWQPGQGEV
- a CDS encoding threonine ammonia-lyase, translating into MAASLPTSIEHAMLGAMAVPRFADVQAAAQAIAPHVQRTPLLRSAALDAIAGGPVWLKAENLQTTGSFKLRGAFNALLALNAEQRARGVVAYSTGNHGQAIAWAARQLGVPATIVMPVDAPKNKIARALAQGAQVVHYDREKQSREDIGMRLLAETGGTLVPPGDHPQVLAAQGTVALEALEDLPAEVRGALGLFAAPCGGGGLMAGCCLALDALSPGARRVAVEPAAFDDTVRSLASGRRESNAAGARTLCDALQAATPAELPFAINQPLLSAAVAVSDDEVARAMRFALEELHLVVEPGGSVALAALLAGKLRLEGRSAVIVLSGGNVDMALLQAVMAKTDA
- a CDS encoding Bug family tripartite tricarboxylate transporter substrate binding protein, producing MLRFSFSSLPSRRLLLKSLAAPLAALALCGHAQAAFPDKPITLIVPFNAGTTPDMVSRLLAEAVSRDIGQPVVVMNRVGASGIIGTQAVANAPADGYTIGFANVATLAINQSLYKKLPYDADKQLAPVALIGSVQNVLAVRSSLGVKDVAGLVALAKQQPGKLTVASGGNGTTGHLSAEMFKSMAGVSIVHIPYKGGLEADLALLRGEVDVVFENITSIAPHLKGDKAVALAVTGAMRDPRLPHLPTLAESGLANYQAVAWNGYVAPAGVDAKVLDFLNAAFNKALSSPAVKQQLNAQAYEVHVGPRQALFELAKKERPVWADVIRRSGATLD